A window of Sphingomonas adhaesiva contains these coding sequences:
- the trpD gene encoding anthranilate phosphoribosyltransferase, which produces MTAHVALPDARTPLSREVAAQAFADLLDARTSEAAVADFLIALSERGESSTEIAEAARAMRERLIPVSAPAGAIDVCGTGGDGQHTLNVSTAVSLVVAACGVPVAKHGNRAASSKAGAADTLEALGLDMDRAGALAEATLRDLGIGFLFAANHHPVMKRITPIRRHIGRRTIFNLMGPLANPAHVTRQLIGIARPDYAPVYADALAQLGTEAALVVAGEEGLDEISGAGPTRVVAIGAVAMAERIAPEDAGVARHPTLAIRGGDPAYNAAALRRLLRGERGAYRDAVMLNAAAALVLAGTDTALADAAARAGEVLDNGAADRLLDRWIAYS; this is translated from the coding sequence GCCGACCTGCTCGACGCGCGCACCAGCGAGGCGGCGGTCGCCGATTTCCTGATCGCGCTGTCCGAGCGCGGCGAGAGCAGCACCGAGATCGCCGAGGCGGCGCGCGCGATGCGCGAGCGGCTGATCCCGGTCAGCGCCCCTGCCGGCGCGATCGACGTCTGTGGCACCGGGGGCGACGGGCAGCATACGCTCAACGTCTCGACCGCGGTCAGCCTGGTGGTCGCCGCCTGTGGCGTGCCGGTCGCCAAGCATGGCAACCGCGCCGCCTCGTCCAAGGCAGGCGCCGCGGATACGCTGGAGGCGCTGGGGCTGGATATGGACCGCGCCGGGGCGCTGGCGGAGGCGACCCTGCGCGACCTGGGCATCGGCTTCCTGTTCGCGGCGAATCATCACCCCGTCATGAAGCGGATCACGCCGATCCGCCGTCATATCGGGCGGCGCACGATCTTCAACCTGATGGGACCGCTCGCCAATCCGGCGCATGTCACGCGCCAGCTGATCGGGATCGCCCGGCCGGACTATGCGCCGGTCTATGCCGATGCGCTGGCGCAGCTCGGCACCGAGGCGGCGCTGGTCGTCGCGGGGGAGGAGGGGCTGGACGAAATCTCCGGCGCCGGGCCGACCCGGGTCGTCGCGATCGGCGCGGTGGCGATGGCGGAGCGGATCGCGCCCGAGGATGCCGGGGTCGCGCGCCACCCGACGCTGGCGATCCGGGGCGGCGACCCCGCGTACAACGCGGCGGCGCTCCGGCGGCTGCTGCGCGGCGAGCGGGGGGCTTATCGCGATGCGGTGATGCTCAACGCGGCGGCGGCGCTGGTGCTGGCAGGGACGGACACGGCATTGGCCGACGCCGCGGCGCGCGCCGGCGAGGTGCTCGACAATGGCGCGGCCGACCGGCTGCTCGACCGCTGGATCGCATATTCATGA
- the trpC gene encoding indole-3-glycerol phosphate synthase TrpC: MTILDTICATKRDEVAARRAAVSIAELTARAAAQTPPRGFRAALDRTAAAGRHALIAEIKKASPSKGLIREDFDPPAHARAYAAGGATCLSVLTDAPYFQGDEAYLIAARAACDLPVLRKDFTVDPWQMLEARSIGADAILLIVSALDDGRLAECEAAAIEQGLDVLIEVHDEAEMERAGRLSSRLIGVNNRDLKTFEVDFRRTYDLMRHAPAGCTFVAESGLSSRADLDELAAHGVHCFLIGEALMRQADVAAATRAMVG; encoded by the coding sequence ATGACCATTCTCGACACGATCTGCGCCACCAAGCGCGACGAGGTGGCGGCGCGCCGTGCCGCGGTTTCGATTGCGGAGCTGACCGCGCGTGCCGCCGCGCAGACGCCGCCGCGCGGCTTTCGCGCCGCGCTGGACCGCACCGCGGCGGCGGGGCGCCACGCGCTGATCGCGGAGATCAAGAAGGCCAGTCCGTCCAAGGGACTGATCCGTGAGGATTTCGATCCGCCCGCGCACGCGCGCGCTTATGCCGCGGGCGGGGCGACGTGCCTGTCGGTGCTGACCGACGCGCCCTATTTCCAGGGGGACGAGGCGTATCTGATCGCGGCGCGCGCGGCCTGCGACCTGCCGGTGCTGCGCAAGGACTTCACGGTCGACCCGTGGCAGATGCTGGAGGCGCGCAGCATCGGGGCGGACGCGATCCTGCTGATCGTCTCGGCGCTGGACGACGGGCGCCTCGCCGAGTGCGAGGCGGCGGCGATCGAGCAGGGGCTCGACGTGCTGATCGAGGTGCACGACGAGGCGGAGATGGAGCGCGCGGGGCGGCTTTCGTCGCGGCTGATCGGGGTCAACAACCGCGACCTGAAGACGTTCGAGGTCGACTTTCGCCGCACCTACGACCTGATGCGCCATGCGCCCGCGGGATGTACCTTCGTCGCGGAAAGCGGCCTGTCGTCGCGCGCTGACCTGGACGAACTGGCGGCGCACGGCGTGCATTGCTTCCTGATCGGCGAGGCGTTGATGCGGCAGGCGGATGTCGCCGCCGCCACGCGCGCGATGGTGGGGTGA
- the moaC gene encoding cyclic pyranopterin monophosphate synthase MoaC produces MAGLTHLDAAGAAHMVDVGDKAVTRREGVATGRILMSAAAVAAIRDGAVKKGDVIAIARIAGIMGAKRTSDLIPLCHPLPLTRVSLDLTIEEDGVTVTALAATDGKTGVEMEALTAVTVALLTIYDMAKAIDKAMTITAVRLLEKRGGRSGDWRAEN; encoded by the coding sequence GTGGCCGGGCTGACCCACCTGGATGCCGCAGGCGCGGCGCATATGGTCGACGTCGGCGACAAGGCGGTGACGCGGCGCGAGGGCGTGGCGACCGGGCGTATCCTGATGTCGGCCGCGGCGGTGGCGGCGATCCGCGACGGCGCGGTGAAGAAGGGCGACGTGATCGCGATCGCGCGGATCGCCGGGATCATGGGGGCCAAGCGGACCAGCGACCTGATCCCGCTGTGTCATCCGCTGCCGCTGACGCGCGTGTCGCTCGACCTGACGATCGAGGAGGACGGCGTCACCGTCACGGCGCTGGCGGCGACCGACGGCAAGACCGGGGTCGAGATGGAGGCGCTGACCGCGGTGACGGTGGCGCTGCTCACGATCTACGACATGGCCAAGGCGATCGACAAGGCGATGACGATCACCGCGGTGCGCCTGCTGGAAAAGCGCGGCGGGCGCTCGGGCGACTGGCGCGCGGAGAACTAG